The following are from one region of the Acidobacteriota bacterium genome:
- a CDS encoding PAS domain-containing protein, translated as MRASGFVQAVLPLGLAFGLIVALVVWVVDQGSRGVGLASVCVVLGGLLGAGVAAVITKRRMRVVTTRLSGERETLRMACQEAEVFINAVPSILIGLDRQSAITRWNSSAARVFGLSDTATVGKSLTDCGIHWLRPDMPDEIRAWLSGSEARRCDQAPFELNGESRLLGLTITPVHVTDQNMTKLLVIGSDTTDRTNLEAQLRQAQKLESVGQLAAGIAHEINTPTQYIGDNIRFLKDAFHDLGGLVATYQKLLSAAPNSNQSREQIEQMSAAVKGTDTQYLLEEIPKAIDQSLEGVGRVAALVSAMKEFSHPGTKDKIHLDLNHAIQSTITVARNEWKYVADIETDFDPTLPMVSCLPGDFNQVILNLIVNAAHAIAEAIKTGASEKGNIKVQTRNSGEWVEIRIQDNGAGIPDKVRPRIFDPFFTTKEIGKGTGQGLAIARSVIVDKHQGTIQFETEVGKGTTFIIRLPRTDKTLSAEAGSA; from the coding sequence GTGCGCGCCTCTGGCTTCGTTCAGGCCGTGCTTCCTTTAGGCCTAGCCTTCGGACTGATCGTTGCCTTAGTGGTCTGGGTCGTCGATCAGGGCTCGCGCGGCGTGGGGCTAGCATCCGTTTGCGTAGTGCTCGGAGGTCTATTGGGCGCAGGCGTCGCGGCGGTGATCACAAAGCGCAGAATGCGAGTGGTCACGACGCGTCTGAGCGGTGAGCGGGAAACACTGAGGATGGCGTGCCAGGAGGCGGAGGTTTTTATCAATGCAGTTCCGTCCATTCTGATTGGCCTTGATCGTCAATCCGCGATCACTCGCTGGAATTCATCGGCGGCCCGTGTGTTCGGCTTGTCCGACACAGCAACGGTGGGGAAATCTTTGACCGACTGTGGCATCCATTGGCTACGGCCCGACATGCCCGACGAAATTCGGGCGTGGCTTTCTGGAAGCGAGGCCCGGCGTTGCGACCAGGCCCCATTTGAATTGAATGGTGAGTCCCGATTGTTGGGGCTCACCATCACACCCGTTCACGTCACTGACCAGAACATGACCAAGCTCCTCGTGATCGGTTCGGACACGACCGACCGCACCAACCTCGAAGCACAACTTCGTCAGGCGCAGAAACTTGAATCGGTCGGCCAACTTGCAGCGGGCATCGCACACGAAATCAATACTCCCACCCAGTACATCGGAGACAACATACGCTTCCTGAAGGATGCGTTCCATGATCTGGGCGGGCTAGTCGCGACCTATCAAAAACTGCTCTCGGCAGCCCCCAACAGCAACCAATCTCGCGAGCAGATCGAGCAGATGTCAGCAGCCGTGAAAGGCACCGACACGCAGTACCTGCTGGAGGAAATCCCGAAAGCCATCGATCAGAGCCTCGAGGGAGTGGGCCGAGTAGCGGCTCTGGTCAGCGCGATGAAAGAGTTCTCTCATCCGGGGACCAAGGACAAGATTCACCTCGATCTGAACCATGCGATTCAAAGCACGATTACGGTCGCCCGCAATGAATGGAAGTACGTGGCGGACATCGAGACTGATTTCGATCCTACGTTGCCCATGGTTTCGTGCCTGCCCGGCGACTTCAATCAGGTGATCCTCAACTTGATCGTGAATGCCGCGCATGCCATTGCCGAGGCGATCAAGACGGGCGCGTCTGAAAAGGGGAATATCAAAGTGCAAACCCGAAATTCCGGAGAGTGGGTCGAAATCCGCATTCAGGACAATGGTGCGGGAATTCCCGACAAGGTCCGGCCGCGCATCTTCGATCCGTTCTTCACGACCAAGGAAATCGGCAAGGGGACCGGGCAGGGGCTCGCCATTGCTCGTTCGGTGATCGTCGACAAGCATCAGGGAACTATCCAATTCGAGACGGAAGTCGGGAAAGGGACGACTTTCATCATTCGCCTTCCCCGCACTGACAAGACCTTGTCCGCAGAAGCGGGTTCGGCATGA
- a CDS encoding HDOD domain-containing protein, translating to MKRILFVDDESKVLDGLRRMMYAERNRWQTEFALGGEAALLACEAQPFDVVVSDMRMPGMDGATLLGHFQARYPSTARIILSGYSEASLAVRAGHVAHRFLAKPCTAADLCSMIERVCTLQDVLCTPEIRNVIGTIGELPSLSITYQSLTRAVNDPNSSINAVAQILAQDIAMAAKVLQLVNSAFFGLAQRVTTLQSAAVHLGMQTIKNLALASETFRVFVPDKRIPPSVVESIQQHAQLTAAIAATLPVAREIRDVTILSALLHDIGRLVLASKMPAEFVASEAKDIRDGHGIVEAEEKLLGTSHAEVGAYLLGLWGIPDLAVEAIAHHHRPTRIPHSGLDASAALYVADLLAHELTAHPNDATGAELSEFSRNCLQTLGVFPQYEELRSLALQCRPNAAG from the coding sequence ATGAAGCGGATTTTATTTGTAGATGATGAAAGCAAGGTTCTCGACGGGCTCCGCCGCATGATGTACGCGGAACGGAACCGCTGGCAAACCGAGTTTGCCCTGGGCGGTGAAGCTGCGCTGCTCGCCTGCGAGGCGCAACCCTTCGACGTCGTCGTTTCCGATATGCGGATGCCAGGAATGGACGGAGCGACGCTCCTTGGCCATTTCCAGGCCCGTTATCCGTCCACCGCCAGAATTATCCTTTCCGGATACTCAGAAGCGTCACTCGCGGTGCGCGCAGGACACGTCGCGCACAGGTTCCTTGCCAAGCCCTGTACTGCCGCCGACCTCTGCTCCATGATTGAACGTGTATGCACACTCCAGGACGTCCTGTGCACGCCCGAAATCCGCAACGTAATTGGAACCATCGGAGAACTACCGTCGCTTTCCATTACCTACCAATCCCTGACACGGGCGGTGAACGATCCGAATTCGTCGATCAATGCGGTGGCGCAGATTCTCGCACAGGACATCGCGATGGCTGCGAAGGTGTTGCAATTAGTCAATTCGGCATTTTTCGGTTTGGCACAGCGGGTCACGACTTTACAGAGCGCCGCCGTTCATCTGGGAATGCAAACCATCAAGAACCTGGCGCTCGCTTCGGAGACCTTTCGCGTCTTTGTCCCGGACAAACGCATCCCGCCATCGGTAGTCGAGTCCATCCAGCAACATGCCCAATTGACGGCGGCCATCGCGGCCACTCTGCCGGTCGCGCGCGAGATCCGGGACGTTACCATCCTGTCTGCACTCCTGCATGACATTGGCAGGCTTGTGCTCGCCAGTAAGATGCCGGCAGAATTTGTCGCCTCGGAGGCGAAAGACATTCGAGATGGACACGGCATTGTGGAGGCGGAAGAGAAACTACTGGGAACCTCGCACGCGGAAGTTGGCGCATACCTGCTAGGGTTGTGGGGAATTCCGGATCTTGCCGTGGAGGCCATCGCCCACCATCACCGTCCGACCCGCATTCCTCACTCCGGGCTCGATGCCTCGGCAGCGCTCTATGTTGCGGACTTGTTGGCGCATGAATTGACCGCTCACCCCAACGATGCGACAGGAGCCGAGTTATCGGAATTCTCCCGAAATTGTCTTCAGACCTTGGGCGTGTTTCCCCAGTATGAAGAGCTACGCAGCCTTGCGCTTCAATGTCGTCCTAACGCAGCAGGTTGA